The following are encoded in a window of Anoplopoma fimbria isolate UVic2021 breed Golden Eagle Sablefish chromosome 3, Afim_UVic_2022, whole genome shotgun sequence genomic DNA:
- the chd8 gene encoding chromodomain-helicase-DNA-binding protein 8 isoform X3, translating to MADPIMDLFEDTPLFNLDSLPDDSFSQGSSDPVEEALKLALGQVDPPTEPELTVSAGLGVSVAAPAIPEPAPVQLPTQQPVPVATTQTVSIAAAPTVAPVPAPAPVDTLPQIQVQTTIPTSSTVLLSSPLTVTSSSVTTTTATTQQFTQITHQLTAQQLAAITQQAGGKIVILKGPQGQAQVLQTVSGATGQTTGKVIRVLSGTPLKPGMSILQGGTVLNQASPGQAQVKVGTAGVQRLLQSPNGPVKQMLLTMPQQTQGQTVQVQIPSQAQMAQGQTQVQVQTQGQVQLQPAMQGQTQGGEAKRITLVLQQPSQAGSAAQPGQGQQQVTQVQQVQTTQGGQQQIPTRLVLGQLPGGKLVLQGSQLAALTQARAGGQAGQPKVLTIQLQLQQQPNQQGGIKYQLVSGTGNTGGPQVLQITQGQGGQRVAVPLKMLLQPQTSSASSAGGTVSVVKVINTSAAGPSTTTTTASQAIRITKAPGEPTAVRRVEILCKQEKANRIVAEAIARAKARGEKNLPRVLNQDELPATQTSPELGGTVTVVSTAKKKSSGGGSKKKSPAAGGTTPKTTGGADKKSKVKTPGGTTGVAGGTVVPGAGNKSKSKTKTNTITLVGAKKRKRNASSDHSDGELSPASPAALDDDLITKRRSNRVVKRKKYTEDLDIKITDDEDEQEDVDVTTTAAAVASISGGSAAQLKKEMELDVDGQPSMQFFVENPSEEDAAIVDKILSLRLTKKEVSIGQYTTVEEFFVKYKNYSYLHCEWASLNQLEKDKRIHQKIKRFKTKQAQMRNLFQEDEEAFNPDYVEVDRILDVSHSVDKDNGEPVIYYLVKWCSLPYEDATWELKEDVDEGKAEEFSKIQNRPPRLKRTVRPPASAWKKLEETREYKNGNILREYQLEGVNWLLFNWYNRQNCILADEMGLGKTIQSIALLSEEYDAGVQGPFLVIAPLSTITNWEREFSTWTDMNAIVYHGSLASRQMIQQYEMYFKDDKEHLIPGAYKFDALITTFEMVLSDCPELREISWRCVIIDEAHRLKNRNCKLLDSLKMLDVEHKVLLTGTPLQNTVEELFSLLHFLEPAQFPSETEFLKDFGDLKTEEQVQKLQAILKPMMLRRLKEDVEKNLAPKQETIIEVELTDVQKKYYRAILERNFTFLSLGVNSNSNVPNLLNTMMELRKCCNHPYLINGAEEKIVSELREKYDPMALDFHLQALIRSAGKLVLLDKLLPRLKAGGHKVLIFSQMVRCLDILEDYLINKRYLYERIDGRVRGNLRQAAIDRFSKPDSDRFVFLLCTRAGGLGINLTAADTCVIFDSDWNPQNDLQAQARCHRIGQSKAVKVYRLITRNSYEREMLDKASLKLGLDRAVLQSMSGNKEGNVNGQVQQFSKKEIEDLLRKGAYAAIMDENDEGNRFCEEDIDQILQRRATTITIESEGKGSTFSKASFVASENRNDIALDDPEFWQKWAKRADIDMDSMNRKNTLVIDTPRVRKQTRQYSTLRGEGGDLSDMDSDDEYPPANSRQSRSSRRTDRHSGGGYGRTDCFRVEKHLLVYGWGRWRDILSHARCKRRLSERDVETICRVILVFCLLHYRGDENIKSFIWELITPPENGREPQTLLNHSGLSIPVPRGRKGKRVKAQSTFDVQKVEWIRKYNPDTLLLDESYRKHLKHQCNKVLLRVRMLYYLKQEVIGEHADAVLKGANSRDVNIWMPEMEQQEVPARWWDTEADRSLLAGVFKHGYEMYTTMRADPCLCFLERAGRPDDKAIDAEQHTGDAEMGDDPDYDKYSEDPEFKPASRHAKDLFDEPDSMNVDDEISVEDKVGPVITESFSIQSGACDWPSSSSLTARLRRLITAYQRTYRQEQLKIEAEAKGDRRRRRCEQASKLKEIARQERQQRWTRREECDFYRVVSTFGVEKISKEQSLPEGGDLDFDWNRFRTFARLDKKTDESLSRYFRSFVAMCRRVCHLRPGRGDDSPEISQTVAPITEERASRTLYRISLLRRLREKVLPHPSLEDRLPMAPTSSELPGWWNIPEHDRQLMLGAALHGVSRTELSIFSDPQFTFNQARDEFIMNQQAPPPPPEAPPIMLLSHPKTEEELPVVKEELAELDARLLGGEISAQLQSTPLSHHDGKARGQAWSLKRSRGRGEKTGGRKGEGGSDSDSDSDSGSSSSGRSGSSDESGESEEEAERAGMKLCDVDEENSLLSMTLSQEGIPPPDPLRVDWPKDRVLINRLDNMCTLILSGQWPSGRRYLPEAQLNPSSELVGGEMAYTRVIRKPSGMPGGPGEEGEDGEFTVKLLKEEGLKLTFSKQSLMPNGSGGESSGRKRRKDQELLVNRSKRKRRRRADKALTGSEKVKVINMRTGKKVGAAFCPMLQDLREYLEENPDNAVAPDWSETVRKSGFLPATFFHRLLTEHSEIPKKSRRRHHHHHHHHHAPEPTPEDPNLDGVEEETLVSDGAYMMDEEDLETSHHFLTSQDFEVKMEGGDSLSQGDYDSSDQEALLDDVIIAQKDSDSSSSSED from the exons ATGGCAGACCCCATCATGGACCTCTTTGAGGATACACCCCTGTTTAACCTGGATTCCCTACCGGACGACTCCTTCTCTCAGGGCTCCTCGGACCCCGTGGAAGAGGCCCTTAAGCTGGCGTTGGGTCAAGTGGACCCACCAACAGAGCCTGAGCTCACGGTCAGCGCAGGCCTTGGGGTTTCTGTAGCAGCTCCTGCCATCCCAGAGCCTGCCCCCGTTCAACTTCCCACACAGCAGCCAGTGCCGGTGGCGACTACTCAGACTGTTTCCATAGCTGCGGCTCCCACTGTAGCCCCAGTCCCTGCTCCTGCACCAGTTGATACTTTACCTCAGATCCAAGTCCAGACCACCATACCCACCAGTAGCACTGTGCTGCTGAGCTCTCCTCTGACAGTTACTAGCTCCTcagtcaccaccaccaccgccaccacgCAGCAGTTCACACAGATAACTCATCAGCTCACTGCACAGCAGTTAGCTGCCATCACACAGCAGGCCGGTGGCAAAATTGTCATACTCAAAGGTCCCCAGGGTCAAGCCCAGGTGCTGCAGACTGTATCAGGAGCCACAGGCCAGACAACTGGAAAGGTCATCCGTGTGTTGTCCGGCACTCCTCTTAAGCCCGGCATGTCCATACTGCAGGGGGGGACGGTATTGAATCAGGCCAGCCCGGGACAAGCTCAAGTCAAGGTGGGTACTGCTGGGGTGCAGAGGCTGCTACAGTCTCCCAACGGGCCGGTGAAACAGATGCTGCTGACCATGCCCCAGCAGACACAAGGCCAGACCGTTCAGGTGCAGATTCCTTCCCAAGCACAGATGGCTCAAGGCCAGACTCAAGTCCAAGTCCAGACCCAAGGCCAGGTGCAGCTACAGCCAGCCATGCAAGGCCAAACACAG GGTGGCGAAGCAAAGCGGATCACCCTGGTCCTCCAGCAGCCTTCCCAGGCTGGCTCTGCTGCTCAACCGGGTCAAGGCCAGCAACAGGTGACACAAGTCCAGCAGGTTCAGACAACCCAGGGGGGCCAGCAGCAGATCCCAACTAGACTGGTGCTGGGGCAGCTCCCTGGAGGCAAACTGGTGCTCCAGGGAAGCCAGCTAGCAGCCCTGACCCAGGCTCGGGCTGGAGGCCAGGCTGGGCAGCCCAAAGTCCTAACAattcagctgcagctgcagcagcagccaaaCCAACAAGGAGGGATTAAG TACCAGTTGGTCTCAGGAACTGGCAATACTGGCGGCCCACAGGTGTTGCAGATCACGCAGGGCCAAGGAGGACAGAGAGTTGCGGTGCCGCTCAAAATGCTTCTGCAGCCACAG ACAAGCTCAGCATCCTCGGCCGGCGGCACGGTGTCTGTGGTGAAGGTCATCAACACGTCGGCTGCAGGCCCCTCCACTACAACCACAACTGCTTCCCAGGCCATCCGCATCACCAAGGCCCCCGGCGAGCCTACCGCTGTGCGACGAGTGGAGATCCTCTGCAAACAGGAGAAAGCAAACCGTATTGTGGCTGAAGCTATCGCCCGGGCCAAAGCGCGTGGCGAGAAGAACCTGCCCAGAGTCCTGAACCAGGATGAGCTTCCAGCCACACAGACCTCCCCAGAATTGGGGGGTACTGTGACTGTGGTGTCCACTGCTAAGAAAAAGTCTAGCGGAGGAGGAAGCAAGAAGAAAAGTCCTGCAGCTGGAGGAACGACTCCCAAAACCACAGGTGGGGCCGACAAAAAGAGCAAAGTAAAGACGCCAGGAGGAACAACTGGAGTGGCTGGAGGCACGGTTGTACCCGGGGCTGGGAACAAGAGCAAAagcaaaactaaaacaaa CACTATTACTCTAGTGggagcaaagaaaagaaagcgtAATGCGTCCTCAGACCACTCTGATGGGGAGTTGAGCCCTGCCTCACCTGCTGCTCTGGATGATGACCTGATTACG AAGAGGCGCTCCAATCGCGTGGTGAAGCGGAAGAAGTACACAGAGGACCTGGATATCAAGATAacggatgatgaggatgagcaGGAAGATGTAGACGTTACTACAACCGCGGCGGCTGTGGCCTCCATCAGTGGCGGGTCGGCAGCGCAGCTTAAAAAGGAAATGGAGCTGGATGTTGACGGACAGCCCAGCATGCAGTTCTTTGTG gaAAACCCCAGTGAAGAAGATGCAGCCATTGTAGACAAAATTCTGTCTTTAAGGTTGACCAAGAAGGAG GTGTCCATAGGCCAGTACACCACTGTTGAGGAATTCTTTGTGAAATACAAGAACTA TTCATACTTGCACTGCGAGTGGGCCAGTTTGAATCAGCTGGAGAAAGATAAAAGGATCCATCAAAAGATCAAGAGGTTCAAGACCAAGCAAGCACAGATGAGGAATCTCTTCCAGGAG GATGAGGAGGCTTTTAACCCAGACTATGTAGAGGTGGACAGGATCCTGGACGTTTCCCACAGTGTGGACAAGGACAACGGCGAG CCTGTTATCTACTACTTGGTGAAGTGGTGCTCTCTGCCTTATGAGGATGCCACCTGGGAACTGAAGGAGGACGTGGACGAGGGCAAGGCAGAAGAATTCAGCAAAATCCAAAACCGACCACCGCGCCTGAAGAGAACG gTACGGCCGCCTGCCAGTGCATGGAAGAAGTTGGAGGAGACCAGAGAGTACAAGAATGGCAACATACTCAGAGAGTACCAGCTTGAAGGAGTCAACTGGCTGCTCTTCAACTGGTACAACAG GCAGAACTGTATCCTGGCAGATGAGATGGGTCTGGGGAAGACCATCCAGTCTATCGCGCTGCTGTCTGAGGAGTACGATGCTGGCGTCCAGGGTCCTTTCCTGGTCATTGCTCCCCTCTCCACCATCACCAACTGGGAGAGGGAGTTCAGCACATGGACCGACATGAACGCCATCGTCTACCACGGCAGCTTGGCCAGCCGACAGATGATCCAGCAGTATGAGATGTACTTCAAGGACGACAAG GAGCACTTGATCCCAGGTGCGTACAAGTTTGACGCCCTCATCACAACGTTTGAGATGGTGTTATCTGACTGCCCAGAGCTGAGGGAGATCTCCTGGCGCTGTGTGATCATTGATGAGGCCCACCGTCTCAAGAATCGCAACTGCAAGCTGTTGGACAGCTTGAAGATGCTGGATGTG gaaCATAAGGTGTTGTTGACCGGCACTCCTCTCCAGAACACGGTGGAGGAACTCTTCAGCCTGCTTCATTTCCTGGAGCCTGCTCAGTTCCCTTCTGAGACTGAATTCCTCAAAGACTTTGGAGACCTCAAAACAGAGGAACAG GTTCAGAAGCTGCAGGCCATCTTGAAGCCCATGATGCTAAGAAGGCTCAAAGAAGATGTTGAAAAGAACTTGGCACCCAAACAAGAGACCATCATTGAG GTTGAGTTGACGGATGTTCAGAAGAAGTACTACCGGGCCATCCTGGAGAGGAACTTCACTTTCCTCAGTTTAGGGGTAAACAGTAACAGCAATGTCCCCAACCTGCTCAACACTATGATGGAGCTACGCAAGTGCTGCAACCACCCCTACCTCATTAATG GCGCGGAGGAGAAGATCGTATCTGAGCTACGGGAGAAGTATGACCCCATGGCGCTCGACTTCCATTTGCAGGCCCTGATTCGGTCGGCCGGCAAACTGGTGCTACTGGACAAGCTGCTGCCTCGCCTCAAGGCTGGTGGCCACAAAGTGCTCATCTTCTCCCAGATGGTGCGCTGCTTAGACATTCTGGAGGACTACCTCATTAACAAGAG atacCTTTATGAGCGAATTGATGGCAGAGTGCGTGGGAACTTACGACAAGCTGCCATCGATCGCTTCAGCAAGCCTGATTCAGACCGCTTTGTCTTCCTGCTGTGTACCCGTGCTGGCGGCCTGGGTATTAACCTTACTGCTGCTGACACCTGTGTTATATTTGACTCTGACTGGAACCCTCAAAATGACCTGCAG GCCCAGGCTCGATGTCATCGTATTGGTCAATCTAAGGCAGTCAAGGTCTACCGCCTGATCACTAGGAACTCTTATGAGAGGGAGATGCTGGATAAAGCAAGCCTGAAGCTTGGCCTGGATCGTGCCGTCCTGCAGAGCATGAGTGGAAACAAAGAAGGCAATGTCAACGGG CAAGTACAGCAGTTCTCCAAGAAGGAGATTGAGGACCTGCTGAGGAAGGGAGCCTACGCTGCCATCATGGACGAGAATGATGAAGGCAATCGCTTCTGCGAGGAGGACATTGACCAGATCCTTCAGCGAAGagccaccaccatcaccatcgaGAGCGAGGGCAAGGGCTCCACGTTCTCCAAGGCCAGCTTCGTGGCCTCTGAGAACCGCAATGACATTGCCCTCGATGACCCTGAATTCTGGCAGAAGTGGGCCAAGAGAGCCGACATAGACATGGACTCCATGAACCGAAAG AACACCCTTGTGATTGACACTCCCAGAGTCCGCAAGCAGACCCGCCAGTACTCCACTTTACGAGGTGAAGGAGGAGACCTGTCTGATATGGACAGCGACGATGAGTATCCACCGGCCAATTCCAGACAGTCGCGTTCCTCGCGCCGCACCGACCGCCACAGTGGAGGGGGTTACGGCCGCACTGACTGTTTCCGGGTGGAGAAACATCTGCTTGTCTATGG ttGGGGTCGCTGGAGGGACATCTTATCCCATGCCAGATGTAAACGTCGTCTGAGTGAACGTGACGTGGAGACAATCTGCCGAGTCATCCTGGTCTTTTGTCTGCTCCACTATCGTGGAGATGAGAACATCAAGAGTTTCATCTGGGAGCTCATCACACCGCCAGAGAACGGCCGCGAACCCCAAACATTACTCAACCACTCTG GCCTGTCTATCCCTGTCCCAAGAGGCAGAAAGGGTAAAAGAGTTAAGGCCCAGAGCACGTTTGACGTCCAGAAGGTGGAGTGGATCCGCAAGTACAACCCTGACACCCTGCTTCTGGACGAAAGCTACCGCAAACATCTCAAGCACCAGTGCAACAA GGTGTTGCTGAGGGTACGCATGCTCTACTACCTGAAACAGGAGGTGATCGGCGAACATGCAGACGCTGTCCTGAAAGGGGCCAACAGCAG GGACGTTAATATCTGGATGCCTGAGatggagcagcaggaggtccCCGCAAGATGGTGGGATACTGAAGCAGACCGCTCACTGCTTGCTGGTGTATTTAAGCATG GTTATGAGATGTACACAACTATGCGTGCCGATCCCTGCCTCTGCTTCCTGGAAAGAGCTGGTCGGCCTGATGACAAGGCCATTGATGCCGAGCAGCACACTGGTGATGCTGAGATGGGAGATGA TCCTGATTATGATAAGTACTCTGAAGACCCGGAGTTCAAGCCTGCGTCAAGACACGCCAAAGATCTTTTCGATGAG CCTGATTCCATGAACGTCGACGATGAGATTTCTGTGGAAGACAAGGTGGGGCCAGTGATCACAGAAAGCTTTTCCATCCAGAGCGGTGCTTGTGACTGGCCCTCCAGCTCATCGCTTACAGCGCGGTTGCGGCGACTGATCACAGCTTACCAACGCACCTACAGGCAGGAGCAGCTAAAGATCGAAGCAGAGGCAAAGGGCGACCGCAGGCGCAGGCGATGCGAACAGGCCAGCAAGCTGAAGGAGATTGCACGGCAGGAGCGCCAGCAGAG GTGGACACGTAGGGAGGAATGCGACTTCTACCGCGTGGTATCGACTTTTGGTGTGGAAAAGATTAGTAAGGAGCAAAGTCTTCCTGAGGGAGGAGATCTTGATTTTGACTGGAACCGCTTCCGGACCTTTGCTCGTCTGGATAAAAAAACGGACGAGAGTCTCAGTCGATACTTCCGCTCGTTTGTTGCCATGTGTCGGAGAGTTTGCCACCTTCGCCCAGGCCGTGGTGACG ATTCCCCAGAGATTTCCCAGACTGTCGCCCCCATCACTGAGGAGCGTGCTTCCCGAACCCTTTACCGTATCAGCCTCCTGCGTCGCCTCCGTGAGAAAGTCCTGCCCCACCCATCCCTGGAGGACCGTCTGCCTATGGCTCCGACCAGCTCCGAGCTGCCCGGCTGGTGGAATATTCCAGAACATGATCGTCAGCTGATGCTGGGCGCCGCACTGCACGGCGTCAGCCGCACTGAGCTCTCCATCTTCTCAGACCCACAGTTCACCTTCAATCAGGCTCGGGACGAGTTCATCATGAACCAGCAGGCCCCGCCACCTCCACCTGAGGCACCACCCATAATGCTCCTCAGCCATCCAAAGACTGAGGAGGAGCTGCCTGTTGTGAAGGAGGAGTTAGCTGAATTGGACGCCCGGTTGCTTGGAGGTGAAATCAGTGCTCAACTGCAGAGCACGCCCTTGAGTCACCATGACGGCAAGGCACGAGGGCAGGCCTGGAGCCtcaagaggagcagagggaggggcgaaaaaacaggaggaaggaagggCGAGGGAGGGTCAGATTCAGACTCTGATTCAGATTCAGGCTCATCGTCATCTGGGAGATCGGGCAGCAGTGATGAGAgtggagagagtgaggaagaggcgGAAAGAG CTGGCATGAAGCTGTGTGACGTGGATGAAGAAAATAGTTTACTCTCTATGACTCTGTCTCAGGAAGGTATTCCTCCTCCTGATCCTCTCAGAGTGGATTGGCCCAAG gaCCGTGTGTTAATCAACCGTCTGGACAATATGTGTACGCTGATACTGAGTGGTCAGTGGCCCTCAGGGCGGCGCTACTTGCCCGAGGCGCAGCTCAACCCGAGCTCAGAGCTGGTGGGAGGCGAGATGGCCTACACAAGGGTGATCCGTAAACCCAGCGGGATGCCTGGTGGCCccggagaagaaggagaagatggagagttCACTGTCAAGCTCCTTAAG GAGGAGGGACTCAAGCTGACCTTCTCCAAGCAGTCCCTGATGCCCAATGGGTCAGGGGGAGAGAGCAGCGGCCGCAAGAGGCGCAAGGACCAAGAG CTTCTTGTGAACAGgagcaagaggaagaggaggaggagggcagatAAAGCCCTGACAGGCAGTGAGAAGGTCAAAGTCATTAACATGAGGACAGGAAAGAAG GTCGGAGCTGCATTTTGTCCGATGCTGCAAGACCTGAGGGAATATCTGGAGGAGAAtcctgataatgctgtagcacCCGACTGGTCCGAAACTGTTCGGAAATCT gGCTTCCTGCCCGCGACCTTCTTTCACCGACTGCTGACCGAGCACTCGGAGATCCCTAAGAAAagccgccgccgccaccaccaccaccaccaccatcaccacgcTCCGGAGCCCACCCCCGAAGACCCCAACTTGGACGGGGTGGAAGAGGAGACTTTGGTGTCAGATGGAGCGTACATGATGGATGAGGAGGACCTCGAGACCTCACATCACTTCCTCACCAGTCAGGACTTTGAAGTGAAAATGGAGGGCGGCGACAGCCTTTCCCAAGGTGACTATGACAGCTCGGATCAAGAGGCGCTATTGGACGATGTCATCATAGCACAGAAGGACTCTGACTCCTCATCAAGCTCAGAGGATTGA